From the Oncorhynchus nerka isolate Pitt River linkage group LG20, Oner_Uvic_2.0, whole genome shotgun sequence genome, one window contains:
- the LOC115102368 gene encoding LOW QUALITY PROTEIN: membrane-associated guanylate kinase, WW and PDZ domain-containing protein 2-like (The sequence of the model RefSeq protein was modified relative to this genomic sequence to represent the inferred CDS: inserted 2 bases in 1 codon): MYIDAFKRLLVDRLNCLKRMCVCQRQGSSFAMSKAAVRKLHWRSKVQESFIPLVGSSGELGVAVGGGADYGEFPFVTSAPGGGFTVGDIILEIGGTPVFGMTLGDVRGVLNSCLHPIRIKTVSPGSALCKDLRLYLSKCFTPGSMDSQLQQVIRENLYLRAVPCTTRLPHDGEISGVDYNFVSIEEFFSLEESGALLESGKFKGNYYGTPRPVHIGPESPPITYQEHRNLLRNFRTRSKSLSNLEKAAEEGENSEEDSGLSGRFTKDRLLPCGLVGISNAHPVSLSRGSIGGDGSTMENGHGSTRARVQAVMPKNWEVAYSDSGEPFYIDHNSKMASWQEPRAQSSRETTLDKNTLPGFTDEPGELRGFSIHTRFSKGPRGFGFNIVGGSRAREFLQVYSVTPGGPGALNTADILVYINGVCVLGTSHKEVVEMLKAVPVGHSVDMVLRXGYPMLYNPDGCPKQPHPGFTDICDPFLPPTTTQPQPSHQRLPLLRPSTAPTQTQDHNLNGVLSHHDEVGYMGPGVRPGLDANGNATSTATQPPSSYRHSSGHLAHSADPPSYRRSSRYLSDSTSPTPPSYRQSSGSITPTTPPVRPPRSLRGLARLQATDNCQSDSEVVSAIGSHRAFMIRNHNNNSLSTPPQPLRYRTSKSDLSESALSTSSTLPVSRLPIPQSETPRLSSSPGGGAYSRLIRPQASLLRPPPTPDSPHLSFNGFHGNTSGSGSPISISSPGAMSLGSGFGVGSGGELVPVALAQCEGGGGMGFSVTAGGQGGRLALVKRVWDRKQCSSLQPGDAIMKINGADVQSLSFAQVQQVLQEHTKQGEVVLLVHRRGSHRSSISPNSMQRVPSPLLYLHPPPVTSDYNPLPPADVLILPRPSSTPPPPAMVRSSLVQSTSFLESVPVTLTMEPKDWLNEGMEDEGDREVVIPGPGQEGGGRNRVPRGFDVELRRKPGEGFGFVIASEDVENRKATSLLPHRFVTVRRGSPSARSGQIRPGDRLEAVDGRSVVTLPHRELAHILRRAGNTLRLTIIPRPSTYSSSLSETADYDPNYRSRKGHRSRPKHDSRYYSVDLDRGPTGFGFSLRGGDEYNMSLYVLGLMEGGPASRSHKIQVSDQLVEINGDSTAGMTHSLAVEQIRRGGHRIHLVLKKGNGYVPDYGRERRVTSPFLPLQHPEEQSVAAVDLARRASRSYRSKVKKRGRSSKGREKKKKGSRSGRGRSSSSEGEEGAGEVRHSPDSDPGPEREEEEEDSETGGSGLRERTQVRGRDRRRKNRNKGGSHSLPRNALRKRNNDNIHIEAERGDERGRERERRRERKRKSRSEERVRKRENSGKTEEEEEVKEREEKKDMEEEEVEEEEEDVEEVDAYLPITNKRLPRPKQDWEEEDVEERERKRREWDMERERELESERLRDREWEREDGRLREIKWERKRINDEERERSQSLNNLLSLESRVASPLQRDPFSFLTPSSELEHAESVTSHSDGSVYAASVSGLSLALTEGSVLGTPALLLPGPWLKPSQQRITEVIQENRLAGEPRKRGRGRGRGVMEESGI, from the exons ctCTTTTGCTATGTCTAAGGCAGCCGTGAGGAAGCTGCACTGGCGCTCCAAGGTCCAGGAGAGCTTCATCCCCctggttggttcctctggggaaCTGGGGGTGGCGGTGGGTGGCGGAGCTGACTATGGAGAGTTCCCATTCGTCACCTCAGCCCCCGGGGGCGGGTTCACAGTGGGCGACATCATCCTAGAGATTGGCGGTACCCCTGTGTTTGGGATGACACTAGGAGATGTCCGGGGGGTCCTTAACTCCTGCCTCCATCCCATCCGCATCAAGACGGTCTCACCAG GCTCTGCCTTGTGTAAGGACCTCAGGCTGTATCTGAGTAAGTGCTTCACTCCAGGCTCCATGGACAGCCAGCTTCAGCAGGTCATCCGGGAGAACCTCTACCTCCGAGCAGTGCCTT GCACGACCAGACTGCCCCATGATGGGGAGATCTCAGGGGTGGACTACAACTTTGTCTCCATAGAAGAGTTCTTCTCTTTGGAGGAGTCAGGAGCTCTTCTGGAGAGCGGCAAGTTcaaag GGAACTACTACGGCACCCCCCGGCCAGTACACATTGGTCCAGAGAGTCCTCCCATCACCTACCAGGAACACCGCAACCTGCTCCGGAACTTCCGAACACGCAGCAAGTCGCTTAGCAACCTGGAGAAAGCAGCCGAGGAGGGGGAGAACAGCGAGGAAGATTCTGGCCTGTCAGGCAGGTTTACCAAAGACAGACT ACTGCCTT GTGGATTAGTGGGTATCAGCAATGCACATCCCGTCTCCTTGTCCAGAGGGTCCATTGGAGGGGATGGCAGTACCATGGAGAATGGCCATGGCAGCACCCGTGCCAGGGTGCAAGCAGTGATGCCTAAAAACTGGGAGGTGGCCTACAGCGACTCAGGAGAGCCTTTCTACATAGA CCATAACTCCAAGATGGCCAGCTGGCAGGAGCCTCGTGcacagagcagcagagagacaacGCTTGACAAAAATACAT TACCAGGGTTCACAGACGAGCCAGGGGAGCTGAGGGGTTTCTCTATCCACACACGCTTCTCTAAAGGTCCCAGGGGGTTTGGTTTCAACATTGTGGGGGGCAGCAGAGCCAGGGAGTTCCTTCAGGTCTACAGTGTCACGCCAGGGGGACCTGGAGCTCTCAACacag CAGATATCCTGGTTTACATCAACGGTGTCTGTGTCCTGGGAACGTCCCACAAAGAAGTGGTAGAGATGCTGAAGGCAGTTCCTGTGGGCCACAGTGTGGACATGGTCCTCCG AGGATACCCCATGCTCTACAACCCCGACGGCTGCCCCAAGCAGCCCCATCCTGGGTTCACCGACATCTGTGACCCCttcctcccacccaccaccacccagccccagccctcacACCAGCGCCTCCCCCTCCTCCGCCCATCCACAGCCCCAACCCAGACCCAGGATCATAATCTCAACGGGGTCCTTTCTCACCACGATGAGGTGGGTTATATGGGTCCAGGAGTGAGGCCAGGACTGGATGCCAATGGGAATGCCACCTCCACAGCTACCCAACCACCATCCTCTTACAGACACTCCAGCGGTCATCTTGCTCACTCCGCTGACCCACCCTCGTACAGACGTTCCAGTCGCTACCTATCTGATTCCACTTCCCCTACACCACCCTCATACAGACAATCCAGTGGTAGCATCACTCCCACCACCCCCCCGGTCCGCCCACCCCGCTCACTGAGGGGCCTCGCCCGCCTGCAGGCCACTGACAACTGCCAGAGTGACAGCGAAGTGGTCTCAGCCATCGGCTCACACAG GGCATTCATGATCCGTAACCACAACAAtaactccctctctaccccccctcagCCCCTGCGTTACAGAACCTCTAAGAGTGACCTGTCTGAGAGCGCCctgtccacctcctccaccctccctgtgTCCAGACTGCCCATTCCCCAGTCAGAGACACCCCGTCTCTCGTCCTCCCCTGGTGGAGGGGCGTACTCCCGCCTCATCAGGCCCCAGGCCTCCCTGCTGAGACCCCCTCCCACCCCTGACAGCCCCCACCTCAGCTTCAATGGCTTCCATGGCAATACAAGCGGCAGCGGCAGCCCCATAAGCATCTCGTCTCCCGGGGCGATGAGTCTGGGCAGTGGCTTTGGGGTTGGAAGTGGAGGGGAGCTGGTGCCAGTGGCCCTGGCTCAGTGTGAGGGTGGAGGGGGAATGGGTTTCAGTGTGACGGCCGGGGGACAGGGGGGCAGGCTGGCCCTTGTCAAGAGGGTCTGGGACAGGAAGCAGTGCTCCTCCCTACAGCCAGGGGATGCCATCATGAAGATCAACGGAGCAGACGTCCAGAGTCTCAGCTTTGCACAG GTACAACAGGTTCTCCAGGAACACACCAAACAAGGAGAAGTGGTCTTATTGGTTCACAGAAGAG GTTCACACCGTTCTTCCATCTCCCCCAACTCTATGCAAAGAGTCCCCTcaccactcctctacctccatcctccacccGTGACATCAGACTACAATCCTTTACCCCCTGCGGACGTCCTGATCCTACCccgtccctcctccacccctcctcccccggCCATGGTGCGCTCCTCTCTGGTCCAGAGCACCAGTTTCCTGGAGTCAGTCCCAGTCACCCTCACCATGGAGCCCAAAGACTGGCTGAACGAGGGCATGGAGGATGAGGGGGACAGGGAGGTGGTGATCCCAGGACCAGGGCAGGAGGGAGGGGGACGGAACCGTGTGCCCCGGGGATTTGATGTGGAGCTGAGGAGGAAGCCAGGAGAGGGGTTCGGATTTGTCATCGCTTCAGAGGATGTAGAGAACAGGAAAG ccaccTCGCTCCTCCCTCACCGGTTTGTGACGGTGCGTCGGGGCAGTCCTTCGGCGAGGAGCGGTCAGATCCGACCCGGTGACCGGTTGGAGGCGGTCGATGGGCGTTCTGTGGTGACCCTACCCCACCGGGAGCTCGCCCATATCCTGCGCCGAGCTGGAAACACCCTACGCCTCACCATCATCCCCCGTCCTAGCACAT actcATCCAGCCTATCAGAGACCGCAGACTATGACCCCAATTACAGAAGCAGAAAAGGACACAGGTCACGACCCAAG CATGACTCTAGGTATTACAGTGTGGATCTAGACCGCGGCCCAACAGGTTTTGGGTTCAGTCTGCGGGGGGGGGATGAGTACAACATGAGTCTGTACGTACTGggactgatggagggaggacCTGCCTCACGCAGCCACAAAATACAG GTAAGCGATCAGTTGGTGGAGATCAACGGGGACAGCACAGCAGGGATGACCCACAGCTTGGCTGTAGAGCAGATACGCAGGGGAGGACACCGCATACACCTGGTGCTAAAGAAAGGCAACGGATACGTACCCGATTACG GCCGTGAGCGCAGAGtcacctcccccttcctcccactGCAGCACCCCGAGGAGCAGAGTGTGGCTGCAGTAGACCTGGCCCGCCGGGCGAGCCGCAGCTACAGGTCCAAGGTGAAGAAGCGGGGGAGGTCTTCGAAAGGGAGAGAAAAGAAGAAGAAAGGAAGCAGGTCAGGGAGAGGCAGAAGCAGCAgctcagagggagaggaaggagcagGGGAAGTGAGACACAGCCCTGATTCAGACCCTGgtcctgagagagaggaggaggaggaggacagtgaGACAGGAGGCAGCGGCctgagagagaggactcaggtgagagggagggataggaggaggaagaacaggaACAAGGGAGGCTCTCACAGTTTACCCAGAAATGCCCTGAGGAAACGTAACAACGATAACATACACatagaggcagagaggggggatgagagagggagggagagagagaggaggagagagagaaaaaggaaaagcaggagtgaggagagggtcaggaagagggagaacagtgggaaaacagaggaagaggaggaggtgaaggaaagagaggagaagaaggatatggaggaagaagaggtggaagaggaggaagaagatgtAGAGGAGGTAGATGCTTATCTCCCCATTACTAACAAAAGGCTGCCCAGGCCCAAGCAAGACTGGGAGGAAGAGGatgtggaagagagggagaggaaaaggagagaatgggacatggaaagagaaagggagtTGGAGAGTGAgagattgagggacagagagtgggagagagaggatgggaggttGAGGGAGATAaagtgggagaggaagaggataaaTGATGAGGAAAGAGAAAGGTCTCAGTCCCTGAACAACCTGCTCTCCTTGGAGTCTCGTGTGGCCTCTCCACTACAGAGAGATCCCTTCTCCTTCCTAACTCCCTCCTCTGAGCTGGAGCATGCAGAGTCAGTAACCAGCCACTCAGATGGCAGTGTGTATGCTGCCAGTGTCTCTGGCCTCTCGCTGGCCCTCACAGAGGGGTCTGTTCTGGGGACCCCGGCCCTGCTGCTCCCAGGCCCCTGGCTCAAACCCAGCCAACAGAGGATCACTGAGGTCATACAGGAGAACAGGCTTGCAGGAGAAccgagaaaaagagggaggggaaggggaagaggagtCATGGAAGAATCGGGAATATAG